In Rhodoferax koreense, a genomic segment contains:
- a CDS encoding LysR family transcriptional regulator, with product MRDQALFDKIDLHLIRVLFTVLTERSVSRAAIRLGMTQPAVSTALKRLRDLADDPLLVRSGSGMVPTDAGLRMLEPSASILRAAEVLFTDARGFTPKTATNTFRLAASDYLDPLFLPQLVSTVKTHAPLCQIEIHPLSGDADYQAHLAQGRLDVVVGNWARPPGELHMGRLFGDEVVCLVSADHPAVRRGWDKTAWLAAEHIAPTPTHPGAKGVIDDHLDSLGLQRRITARCAWFGMIPAMVASSLLVLTTGRQYCERFTDRLPVKILPCPVPFPRMMYYQLWHERTHTSAAAKWLREQVKSVAAALRSA from the coding sequence ATGAGAGACCAAGCTCTTTTCGACAAGATCGACCTCCATCTCATCAGGGTCTTGTTCACCGTGCTCACCGAACGAAGTGTTTCCCGCGCCGCCATCCGCCTGGGCATGACCCAGCCCGCGGTCAGCACGGCGCTGAAACGTTTGCGCGACCTCGCCGACGATCCTCTTTTGGTGCGCTCGGGCTCCGGGATGGTGCCCACCGATGCCGGTCTGCGCATGCTCGAGCCCAGTGCCAGCATTCTTCGTGCCGCCGAAGTGCTGTTCACCGACGCGCGTGGCTTCACGCCCAAGACCGCCACCAACACCTTCCGCCTGGCCGCCAGCGACTACCTCGATCCGTTGTTCCTGCCGCAGCTGGTCTCGACCGTCAAGACCCATGCGCCGCTGTGCCAGATCGAGATCCATCCGCTGTCGGGCGACGCCGATTACCAGGCGCACCTGGCCCAGGGCCGGCTCGACGTGGTGGTGGGCAACTGGGCCCGGCCGCCGGGCGAGCTGCACATGGGGCGCCTGTTCGGCGACGAGGTGGTGTGCCTGGTGAGCGCCGACCATCCGGCCGTGCGCCGCGGCTGGGACAAGACGGCCTGGCTCGCCGCCGAGCACATCGCACCCACGCCCACGCACCCGGGCGCCAAGGGCGTGATCGACGACCATCTCGACAGCCTGGGCCTGCAGCGCCGCATCACGGCGCGCTGTGCCTGGTTCGGCATGATTCCGGCCATGGTGGCATCGAGCTTGCTGGTACTGACCACCGGCCGCCAGTACTGCGAACGGTTCACCGACCGTCTGCCCGTCAAAATCCTGCCCTGTCCCGTCCCGTTTCCCCGCATGATGTACTACCAGCTCTGGCACGAACGCACCCACACCTCGGCCGCCGCCAAGTGGCTGCGCGAACAGGTGAAGTCGGTGGCCGCGGCCTTGCGTTCAGCCTGA
- a CDS encoding ABC transporter permease: MMEYALLLAATLNAGTVLAIAALGLLINEKAGIVNLGAEGMMLCAAIAGFATVVHTGNTWVGFAAGMAAGALLAAIFGGLVIWFNTNQYATGLALSLFGSGFSAFAGVKYVQEKLPEATKYAIPFLSDVPWIGEAFFRHHPLVYLTVIFTGFLIWFLNRTRPGLVLRSVGESPESSHALGYPVRRIRFMAVLAGGALCGLAGSYLSIVYTPLWVEGMVAGNGWIALALTTFATWRPARVLLGAYLFGGVGQLGFFLQSQGVQIPSQFLSMAQYLAPVVVLAIISRNPAWIRANMPNSIGKPFYPGS, translated from the coding sequence CTGATGGAATACGCACTGCTCCTCGCGGCCACGCTGAACGCTGGCACCGTGCTGGCCATCGCCGCGCTCGGCCTGCTGATCAATGAGAAGGCCGGCATCGTCAACCTCGGCGCGGAGGGCATGATGCTCTGCGCCGCCATCGCCGGCTTCGCCACCGTCGTGCACACCGGCAACACCTGGGTCGGTTTCGCGGCGGGCATGGCGGCGGGCGCTTTGCTCGCGGCCATCTTCGGCGGCCTGGTGATCTGGTTCAACACCAACCAGTACGCCACCGGCCTGGCCCTGAGCCTGTTCGGCTCGGGCTTCTCGGCCTTTGCCGGCGTGAAGTACGTGCAGGAGAAACTGCCCGAGGCGACCAAGTACGCGATCCCGTTCTTGTCGGACGTCCCATGGATCGGCGAAGCCTTCTTCCGCCACCATCCGCTGGTCTACCTCACCGTGATCTTCACCGGCTTCCTGATCTGGTTCCTGAACCGCACGCGGCCAGGCCTGGTGCTGCGCTCGGTGGGGGAGTCGCCCGAGTCGTCCCATGCGCTGGGCTATCCGGTGCGGCGCATCCGTTTCATGGCGGTGCTGGCCGGCGGCGCGCTGTGCGGCCTGGCGGGCTCGTACCTGTCGATCGTCTACACGCCGCTGTGGGTCGAGGGCATGGTGGCCGGCAACGGCTGGATCGCGCTGGCGCTGACCACCTTCGCCACCTGGCGCCCCGCGCGGGTCTTGCTGGGGGCCTACCTGTTCGGCGGCGTGGGCCAGCTCGGTTTCTTCCTGCAGAGCCAGGGCGTGCAGATCCCGAGCCAGTTCCTGTCGATGGCGCAGTACCTCGCGCCGGTGGTGGTGCTGGCCATCATTTCGCGCAACCCGGCCTGGATTCGCGCCAACATGCCCAATTCCATCGGAAAACCTTTTTACCCCGGTTCATAA
- the xdhA gene encoding xanthine dehydrogenase small subunit translates to MTTTQPLRFIRRGQTVTLGNVPPTRTLLEVLREDLHGSGTKEGCGEGDCGACTVVLGAEEDGRLTYRAVNSCIRLAHSVDGMAVWTVEDLSDTDGTLHPAQEAMVQCHGSQCGFCTPGFVMSLFGMYQNHVAKGEAIDRKLAQEELSGNLCRCTGYRPILDAAQHMATLPAATVDEPSLLRKLQHLAQSTPAPEADSSYISPETLAALCEARAAHPEAQIVAGCTDVGLWITKMHMEFERVLDVTRAAELRRIEDGPTHLSFGAAVPLQDAYAALVADRPQLKSFAARFAGLPVRNSGTLGGNVANGSPIGDSMPLLIALGATVVLASIRGTRELPLEALYTGYRKNVMAADELLAFIRVPKAPSPAVELMKVYKISKRFDDDISAVCLALRLVLDGALVRSASIGVGGVAATPVRAVRTEAALTGQPWTVDTVRDAMAVLRGEFQPISDMRASSDYRREVLGNLLQRFWLESQGWQQVNLESLTLEAL, encoded by the coding sequence ATGACGACGACCCAACCCCTGCGATTCATCCGGCGCGGCCAGACCGTGACGCTCGGCAATGTACCACCCACACGCACCCTTCTGGAGGTGCTGCGCGAGGACCTGCATGGCAGCGGCACCAAGGAAGGCTGCGGCGAAGGCGACTGCGGCGCCTGCACCGTGGTGCTCGGCGCCGAGGAAGATGGCCGGTTGACCTACCGCGCCGTGAACAGTTGCATCCGCCTGGCGCATTCGGTGGACGGCATGGCGGTATGGACCGTGGAAGATCTGTCCGATACAGACGGCACGCTGCATCCGGCCCAGGAGGCCATGGTGCAGTGCCACGGCTCCCAATGCGGCTTCTGCACACCGGGCTTCGTGATGAGCCTGTTCGGCATGTACCAGAACCATGTGGCCAAGGGCGAGGCCATCGACCGCAAGCTGGCGCAGGAAGAACTCTCGGGCAACCTCTGCCGCTGCACCGGCTACCGTCCGATCCTGGACGCCGCACAGCACATGGCGACCCTGCCCGCCGCAACGGTAGACGAGCCTTCCTTGCTACGAAAATTGCAGCACCTTGCGCAATCCACGCCTGCACCGGAGGCCGATTCTTCTTATATTTCGCCCGAAACCCTGGCCGCGCTGTGCGAAGCCCGGGCCGCCCATCCCGAAGCGCAGATCGTCGCCGGCTGCACCGACGTCGGCCTGTGGATCACCAAGATGCACATGGAGTTCGAGCGTGTGCTGGATGTGACCCGGGCCGCAGAACTGCGCCGCATCGAAGACGGGCCCACCCACCTGTCGTTCGGCGCAGCCGTGCCCCTGCAGGACGCCTATGCCGCGCTGGTCGCCGACCGGCCGCAGCTCAAGTCCTTCGCCGCGCGTTTCGCCGGACTGCCGGTGCGCAACTCGGGCACGCTCGGCGGCAATGTGGCCAACGGTTCACCGATCGGTGACTCGATGCCGCTGCTGATCGCGCTCGGTGCGACGGTGGTGCTGGCCAGCATCCGCGGCACTCGGGAATTGCCGCTGGAAGCGCTCTACACCGGCTACCGCAAGAACGTGATGGCGGCCGACGAATTGCTGGCCTTCATCCGCGTGCCGAAGGCGCCCTCGCCCGCTGTGGAATTGATGAAGGTCTACAAGATCTCCAAGCGCTTCGACGACGACATCTCGGCCGTGTGCCTGGCACTGCGCCTGGTGCTCGACGGCGCGCTGGTGCGCAGCGCGTCCATCGGCGTCGGCGGCGTGGCTGCCACTCCGGTGCGCGCCGTGCGGACCGAAGCCGCCCTCACCGGCCAGCCCTGGACGGTGGACACGGTGCGGGACGCGATGGCCGTGCTGCGCGGCGAGTTCCAGCCGATCTCGGACATGCGCGCCTCCAGCGACTACCGCCGCGAGGTGCTCGGCAACCTGCTGCAGCGCTTCTGGCTGGAAAGCCAGGGCTGGCAGCAGGTCAACCTCGAATCCCTGACGCTGGAGGCCCTATGA
- a CDS encoding BMP family ABC transporter substrate-binding protein: MTDLNKRSMLKLAALTAAAAAALAGCGKKEEPAPAPAPAPAAAAASAPAPKPEPLKIAFAYVGPVGDGGWTFAHDNARKALEKEMGDKIVTSFVEKVPESADAERVFRDMASQGNKLIFGTTFGYMEPMLKVSADFKDVKFEHATGYKTAENMRTYDSRTYEGAYMAGVIAGSMTKSNTLGVVASIPIPEVLRNINSFTLGAQSVNPKVKTKVVWVNEWFSPPKETEAATALINGGADVLMQNTDSSAVLQTAEKMGKRAFGWDSDMTAYGPKAHLGSAVINWAPYYIKATQDALDGKWATGQSWWGVKEGAIDMVSIAADVPDATKAKIDEVKKGLKDGSFAIWKGPILDNTGKEIVAKDAVADDKFLGGVNFYVKGVEGKVPGDKK, from the coding sequence ATGACCGACCTGAACAAACGTTCGATGCTGAAGCTTGCGGCACTCACGGCCGCCGCCGCCGCGGCCCTCGCCGGCTGCGGCAAGAAGGAAGAGCCGGCACCTGCGCCCGCGCCAGCGCCCGCGGCTGCCGCAGCATCCGCGCCAGCACCGAAGCCAGAGCCGTTGAAGATCGCTTTCGCCTACGTCGGCCCGGTCGGCGATGGCGGCTGGACCTTCGCGCACGACAACGCACGCAAGGCCCTCGAGAAGGAAATGGGCGACAAGATCGTCACCAGCTTCGTCGAGAAGGTGCCCGAGTCGGCCGATGCCGAACGCGTGTTCCGTGACATGGCCAGCCAGGGCAACAAGCTCATCTTCGGCACCACCTTCGGCTACATGGAGCCGATGCTGAAGGTCTCCGCCGACTTCAAGGATGTGAAGTTCGAGCACGCCACCGGCTACAAGACCGCCGAGAACATGCGCACCTACGACAGCCGCACCTACGAAGGCGCGTACATGGCCGGCGTGATCGCCGGATCCATGACCAAGAGCAATACCCTGGGCGTGGTGGCCTCGATCCCGATTCCTGAAGTGCTGCGCAACATCAACAGCTTCACGCTGGGCGCCCAGTCGGTGAACCCCAAGGTCAAGACCAAGGTGGTGTGGGTCAATGAATGGTTCAGCCCGCCGAAGGAAACCGAAGCCGCCACCGCCCTGATCAACGGCGGCGCCGACGTGCTGATGCAGAACACCGATTCCTCCGCCGTGCTGCAGACCGCCGAGAAGATGGGCAAACGCGCCTTCGGCTGGGATTCGGACATGACCGCCTACGGCCCCAAGGCCCACCTCGGCTCGGCCGTCATCAACTGGGCGCCTTACTACATCAAGGCCACGCAGGACGCGCTCGACGGCAAGTGGGCCACCGGCCAGAGCTGGTGGGGCGTGAAGGAAGGCGCGATCGACATGGTGTCCATCGCGGCCGACGTGCCTGACGCGACCAAGGCCAAGATCGACGAGGTCAAGAAGGGCCTGAAGGACGGCAGCTTCGCGATCTGGAAGGGCCCGATCCTGGACAACACCGGCAAGGAAATCGTGGCCAAGGACGCGGTCGCCGACGACAAGTTCCTGGGCGGCGTGAACTTCTACGTGAAGGGCGTCGAGGGTAAGGTGCCCGGCGACAAGAAGTAA
- a CDS encoding ABC transporter ATP-binding protein, with translation MTIPRLQLTNITKRYPAVVANSGVSLTVQPGEAHAVLGENGAGKSTLMKIIYGSVKPDEGTVMFNGEPVHIRNPQEARALGISMVFQHFSLFDTLTVAENVWLGLDKHLRLAEVTQRITAKAGEYGLDIDPSRPVHTLSVGEMQRVEIIRALLTDPKLLILDEPTSVLTPQAVEKLFVVLKKLVSEGCSILYISHKLHEIRELCSACTVLRGGKVTGVCDPRQETNASLSRMMIGAEPPALQHRESKTGATVLEVQDLHLAREDQFGIDLDGVSLTVRAGEVVGIAGVSGNGQKELMYALSGEDCRAEAKMIRIFGRDAARLRPRQRRSLGVHFVPEERLGRGAVPTLGLAHNLLLTRDDALGKTGWINVKSLATQALSIIDRYKVKAGGPQAAAKSLSGGNLQKFIVGREIDAGPKLLIVSQPTWGVDVGASAQIRGAILALRDAGCAVLVVSEELDELFEISDRLHVIAKGRLSPSVDRARATVAQIGEWMSGLWDQPAATHGNAVKEASHV, from the coding sequence ATGACGATTCCACGACTACAACTCACCAACATCACCAAGAGATACCCCGCGGTGGTCGCCAACAGCGGCGTCTCGCTGACGGTGCAGCCCGGCGAGGCCCATGCCGTGCTCGGCGAGAACGGCGCCGGCAAGTCCACGCTGATGAAGATCATCTACGGCTCGGTCAAGCCCGACGAAGGCACGGTGATGTTCAATGGCGAACCCGTGCACATCCGCAACCCGCAGGAGGCCAGGGCGCTGGGCATCAGCATGGTGTTCCAGCACTTCAGCCTGTTCGACACGCTGACCGTGGCCGAGAACGTTTGGCTCGGCCTGGACAAGCACCTCAGGCTCGCCGAGGTCACGCAGCGCATCACGGCCAAGGCCGGTGAATACGGGCTGGACATCGATCCCTCGCGGCCGGTGCACACGCTGAGCGTGGGCGAGATGCAGCGCGTGGAAATCATCCGTGCGCTGCTGACCGACCCCAAGCTGCTGATCCTGGACGAGCCGACTTCCGTGCTCACGCCTCAGGCCGTGGAGAAGCTGTTCGTGGTGCTGAAGAAGCTTGTGTCGGAAGGCTGCAGCATCCTCTACATCAGCCACAAGCTGCACGAGATCCGTGAACTCTGCAGCGCCTGCACCGTGCTGCGCGGCGGCAAGGTCACCGGCGTGTGCGACCCGCGGCAGGAGACCAACGCCTCGCTGAGCCGCATGATGATCGGCGCCGAGCCGCCGGCACTGCAGCACCGCGAGTCGAAGACCGGCGCCACCGTGCTGGAGGTGCAGGACCTGCATCTGGCGCGCGAAGACCAGTTCGGCATCGACCTCGACGGTGTATCCCTCACGGTGCGTGCGGGCGAGGTGGTCGGCATCGCCGGCGTCTCCGGCAACGGCCAGAAGGAGCTGATGTACGCGCTGTCGGGCGAGGACTGCCGCGCCGAAGCCAAGATGATCAGGATCTTCGGCCGCGATGCGGCGCGCCTGCGCCCGCGCCAGCGGCGCAGCCTGGGTGTGCATTTCGTGCCCGAGGAGCGGCTCGGCCGCGGTGCCGTGCCCACGCTGGGGCTGGCGCACAACCTGCTGCTCACGCGCGACGACGCGCTCGGCAAGACCGGTTGGATCAACGTAAAGTCGCTGGCCACGCAGGCGCTCAGCATCATCGACCGCTACAAGGTCAAGGCCGGCGGCCCGCAGGCGGCGGCCAAGTCGCTGTCGGGCGGCAACCTGCAGAAGTTCATCGTCGGCCGCGAGATCGATGCGGGCCCGAAGCTGCTGATCGTGTCGCAGCCGACCTGGGGCGTGGACGTGGGCGCTTCGGCGCAGATCCGCGGCGCCATCCTTGCGCTGCGCGACGCGGGCTGCGCGGTGCTGGTGGTGAGCGAGGAGCTCGACGAACTCTTCGAGATCAGCGACCGGCTGCACGTGATCGCCAAAGGGCGCTTGTCACCGTCGGTGGACCGGGCGCGCGCCACCGTGGCGCAGATCGGGGAATGGATGTCGGGCTTGTGGGATCAGCCGGCCGCGACCCATGGGAATGCGGTGAAGGAAGCCAGTCATGTTTAA
- a CDS encoding ABC transporter permease, whose translation MFKLEARPQPSKFWSYGSPILALLITVLIGVLLFVALGKDPVRGLQVFFWEPLRSTYALGELMVKATPLLVIALGLAVCFRSNVWNIGAEGQFVMGAIFAAGIALLADKGTGGWIIAPILLAGIAGGMLWAGIVAYLRDRFNASEILVSLMLVYVAIQLLGYLVQGPWKDPGGYNFPQSKTFEAVTQIPRLMKGSRVSVGLIIALVGAGALWVFLFRTRAGFAQQVGGLAPAAARYAGFSSRRALWTALLVSGGAAGLAGALEVAGPIGQLTPYVPAGYGFAAIIVAFVGRLHPVGMIFSAILMSMFYIGGELAQSRLGLPKSLTGVFQGLLLFALLACDTLIAYSVRYVGKVGKPKAIAGGAA comes from the coding sequence ATGTTTAAGCTCGAAGCGCGGCCCCAGCCGTCCAAATTCTGGAGCTACGGCTCGCCCATCCTGGCACTGCTGATCACCGTGCTGATCGGCGTGCTGCTGTTCGTCGCCCTGGGCAAGGACCCGGTGCGCGGCCTGCAGGTGTTTTTCTGGGAGCCGCTGCGCAGCACCTATGCGCTGGGCGAGCTCATGGTCAAGGCCACGCCGCTGCTGGTCATCGCGCTGGGGCTGGCGGTCTGTTTCCGCTCCAACGTCTGGAACATCGGCGCCGAGGGCCAGTTCGTGATGGGCGCCATCTTCGCCGCCGGCATCGCTCTGCTGGCCGACAAGGGCACGGGCGGCTGGATCATCGCGCCGATCCTGCTCGCCGGCATCGCGGGCGGCATGCTCTGGGCCGGCATCGTGGCCTACCTGCGCGACCGCTTCAACGCCAGCGAGATCCTGGTGAGCCTGATGCTGGTCTACGTGGCCATCCAGTTGCTCGGCTACCTGGTGCAGGGGCCGTGGAAAGACCCGGGCGGCTACAACTTCCCGCAGAGCAAGACCTTCGAGGCGGTGACGCAGATTCCGCGTCTCATGAAGGGTTCGCGCGTCAGTGTCGGCCTGATCATCGCGCTGGTGGGCGCGGGGGCGTTGTGGGTGTTCCTGTTCCGCACGCGCGCCGGCTTTGCGCAACAGGTTGGCGGCCTGGCGCCGGCGGCCGCGCGCTACGCCGGCTTCTCTTCGCGCCGTGCCTTGTGGACGGCCTTGCTGGTTTCGGGTGGCGCGGCCGGCCTGGCGGGCGCGCTCGAAGTGGCCGGCCCGATCGGCCAGCTCACGCCCTACGTGCCGGCGGGCTACGGCTTCGCGGCCATCATCGTGGCCTTCGTCGGGCGGCTGCATCCGGTGGGCATGATCTTCTCGGCCATCCTGATGAGCATGTTCTACATCGGCGGTGAACTCGCACAGTCGCGGCTCGGCCTGCCCAAGTCCTTGACCGGTGTGTTCCAGGGACTGCTGCTGTTCGCGCTGCTGGCCTGCGACACCCTGATCGCCTACAGCGTGCGTTATGTGGGTAAGGTCGGCAAGCCCAAGGCCATTGCGGGAGGGGCTGCCTGA